A window of Nicotiana sylvestris chromosome 8, ASM39365v2, whole genome shotgun sequence genomic DNA:
TCTAAAGTAAAGGATATTCAGGAATTaccgccacctaggagcaaaaggtacgtgatgagcttcctaggacgtctcaactatattagtcgcttcatagcacagtccacactTATATGTGAACCTTTCTTAAAGATGCCTAGGAAAGATGTCGatacaagttggaccgaggattgttagaaagcttttgaAAAAATTAAGGAGTACTTGTCTAcgccaccagttttggtcccgctaGAACTAGGACGACCTTTGCAAATTTATCTATCtctattggatggagccttcagatgtgttcTAGGACAAGGTAGGGAGGAACGAGCAATctatatattacttgagtaagaagttcacgccttatgaagcacggtactctctacTAGAACGCACTTGGTGTGCTCTAACTAGACGGCCcggaagttgaggcattacttctgtgcctataccacataccttatatctaggatggaccctttgaagtacatatttcagaaacccatgccaactgggaagctagccaagtggcagatactgttgagtgagttcgatatcgtctacgtaactcaaaaggtggtcaaagggaaagcattggcagatcatcttgctgaaaatttggtgggaggagaatacgaacccttgaaaacgtattttcctgatgaagaggtgtcaTTTGTAATagaggacattaccgaagcatatgacagttggaggatgttctttaaCGGAGATGCAAATTCCAAAGAAGTAGgcattggagtagttttggtatcaaaaacaggtcagcattatcccgtttttgctaaactcagatttccctacaccaacaacatggcagaatatgaagcctgcatactaggactcaacatgggaATCAACATTAATATTTAGGAGCTGCTAGTAATCGGTGATtaagatttgcttgtgcaccaggtgcaaggagaatgggccacAATGAATTCCATGATATTACCATACTTGTACCATgcataggaattgagaaagaggttaaCAAAGATGGAGTTTCGGCATGTTCACGgtattcagaatgagtttgccgatgtactggccactttgtcatccatgatacaacacccaaATAAGAATTTCACTAATCCTATcccagtgagaattcataatcagctGGCATATTGTGcacatgttgaagaagaaacagatggaaagccttggttccacgacatcaaagagtatttggcgAAAAGataatatccggagcatgcaaaccgCACTACAGTTCACACATCAACCGGGGTAACTCCCTACgagctggtttatggtaccgaagctgtcatcccagccggGGTAGAGGTTCCtcctttaaggatcatacaaaaaGCCAAACTCAGCGATGTAGAATGGGTAAGGAGCCGCTATAAGCAATTGACCCTTATATGGTTCagagctttatcagaacagaatgtctagagcattcaacaaaagggtcaagccaagacaattttCACTAGCacagctggtgctgaagaagatcttcccacatcaagatgctcctaatgtccgcaacaatcctctcctGGATCATAGGGGTGGCAGGATACATGTAATAGAAattgatgaagaatgggatcctgaggggtcaatcaagcttattcgagaaggaggtgactttaaacctgcagtcacacttactcccatTGTAGTACAGACACATCCACCGATCGAAGTTGagataactgcatcagttccatttgaggtataGGTAGCTCCGCCTGCGGCCacccctgttccatttgaagtggaagtggccacacctttcatggTGATAGTATTTACCACACCAACTTTAaattcaaaagcaataccttgggattacgttgctAAGGATaggcgaaaaggaaaggcaaagatggaggaatccaatgatgcacaaggaatgactaggaccggaagaatctatacacctgaacacttgggaggaccaagaaAGGATACCACTACCAAGTAGCCTGTTAATGAGACaggaccagatgacctttggaggaaagtacaagcaagggaatattctgtcattgatcatttgaacaaaaccccagcttaGATATCCATATTGTCAGTGTTGCAAAatttagaggcacacaagaatacTTTGATGAAGGttttgagtgaagcttatgtgcccaacaatatcacttGCAAAGACATTGCAAATATAGTAGGGCAGGTGCTTGAAAGTCATATGATAATCTTTTATGAAGATGAGCTACAgcctggaccgccacaccatcccgggcccgccgagcCCCTGCGTAGCTTGGCATATTTTATTCCTATAGCCATTCTAATaatttaagattttcagtaattttgttttttttcagattcacttgtttcaaaataaatgctcaattTTTCGAGTCGTACTTGTTTGGATATTTTAAGTCTTAATTAAAtgcatgtaatgaggcaacgcaacatgagaatagcgattcagatgaagaagatgagatacctgaggaagttgtcagggaggttgaaaactttgagaataagactaagtccaacctagacgaaacCGAAGTAGTAAATTTTGGGGACGCCGAGACCGCCAAGGAGAtttgcatcagcattcacttatcaccgacaAAGAAAGAGGAGTACATTCATTTCTTAAAGGAGTATAATGACATTTTcacatggtcgtatgatgacatgacaggtttgagcacgtccatagtggatcacaagttgcctactaatcccatatgtcgccagtgaagcagaaacaTAAAAAGTTCAAACTAGATATGAGCCTGaagatcaaggaggaagttactaagtagatcaaagccaaagttctcagggttgtTGAGTAcacaacctggttagccaacattgtatcggttccaaagaaatatgggaaagtcagagtatgtgttgactatcaggatttaaatagagcaagtcccaaggatgactttccactaccaaacatacacatcctgatcgatgattgcaccaagcatgaactccaatctttTATGGATTGCTTCGCAgattatcaccagatctggatggataaaGAAGACATAGAGAAAACCGCTTTTGTTACACTATGGGAGGTATAGTGTTACAAAATGATACGAGTATGTGGaggacgtcattatcaaatctaagagggccgcggatcacatagcagacttgagaaagttctgtgacaagttaaggaggtacaacttgaaactgaacccctcaaagtgtgcattcggggttcccgcaggaaagttactaGGATTCATTTTCAATCGTTAAGGAATCGAGCTTGATCCATCTAAAGTAATGGATATTCAAGAATTACCGCctcctaggagcaaaaaggacgtgatgagcttcctaggatgtctcaactatatcagtcgcttcatagcacagtccatacttaaatgtgaacctatcttcaagatgctgaggaaagatgccgagacaagatggacagaggattgtcagaaagctttcgacaaaatcaaggagtacctgtctacgccaccagttttggtcccgctaTAACCAGGACGGCCTTTGCGAAtttatctatctgtattggatggagcctttggatgtgttctaggacaacatgacgagGTAGGGAGGAACGAGAAAGCTATATATTACATGAGTAAGAAGTTCAtgccttatgaagcacggtactctctactagaacgcacttgctgtgctttgactagACGGCCcggaagttgaggcattacttctgtgcctataccacatacctcatatctaggatggaccctttgaagtacatatttcagaaacctatgccaactaggaagctagccaagtggcagatactattgagtgagttcgatatcgtctacgtaactcaaaaggcggtcaaagggaaAGCATTAACAGATCATCTTACTGAAAatctggtgggaggagaatacgaacccttgaaaacgtattttcttgatgaagaggtatcaatcataggagaggacattaccgaagcatatgacatttggaggatgttctttaactgagctgcaaatttcaaaggagtgggcattggagtagttttggtatcaaaaataggtcagcattatctggtatctgctaaactcaaatttccctacactaacaacatggcagaatatgaagcctgcacactaggactcaacatgggaatcgacatgaatatttaggagctgctggtaatcggtgattcagatttgcttgtgcaccaggtgtAAGGAGAATGGGCCACAAATAATCCCAAGATATTACCATATCTATACCATGTacatgaattgagaaagaggttcacaaagatgaAGTTTCGGTATGTTCACAgtattcagaatgagtttgccgatgcactggccactttgtcatccatgataccaCACCCAAATAAGAATTTCACTGATCCTATCCCAGTGAGAGttcataatcagccggcatattgtgcccatgttcaagaagaaacaaatggaaagccttggttccacgacatcaaagagtatttggtGAAAGGAGAATATTCGAAGCATGCAAACTGCACtgcagttcgcacatcaactggggtaactccttacatgctggtttatggtaccgaagttgtcatCCTAGCCGAGGTAGaggttccttctttaaggatcatacaggaagctgaactcagtgatgcagaatgggtaaggagCCTCTATGAGCAATTGCCCCTTATATGAAACAAAGctttatcaaaacagaatgtcttgagctttcaacaaaagggtcaaaccaagacaatttgacaatttgcaccaggacagctggtgatgaagaagatcttcccacatcaagatgaagccaaagagaaattatctcccaactagcaaggtccttacatggttcacagggtgctaacaGTAGGAGCGCTCATAcctgcagaaatggatggagaagtctggccaaaaccaatcaattcagacgcaattaaaaggtactatgtttaggccatttacatttcctcatcagatgtaattgaactacgcttgacctgattcccgaggggatacgtaggcagccctatggattcggtcatatcataataaaatttccattttccccaTGATCAGAAacttgggcagaattttgaggaggaccctcaatatTCCGGAGCAAGTCTAGCCAAAGCCAACATATGCCAGACGATCAGAAATTGGTtatgaaactagggcagaattttgagaaagattctcaaaattccgaagaaggttggACAAAGCTCGGAAACAGTTGAAGGACCATCTaccaaaccggggcagaattttgaggaggaccctcaatatTCTAACATGCGAAAGGTGCAATGTCGctaaaatgtgttacagtcactagttcatctaaaaattaCTCGATATGTCTCTAACATGACtgtatttttatcaataattgcatatttttgaaaactctatttccgtaaTAGGCAGGTGTTACCCAGAGAAACTCAAATAAGGCCTCCAaaacggagcaaagcaaggccagcagACAAAGCCATGAACCAACCTCCCTCTCACGAAACATACAATTTTTCTTTTAgcgcaggcacatttgacgtagcGATAACATTTACAAACATATATACACAAAGTAAAATCACTATCAAACCGGCCATCAGACACTGAATATaactccagctaagaaatatgctacccttatttgctactcgctctttgcatgggactaagccctgtcccgcatatctgcatgaggctcaTTCCTTCCTTCATATATGCATGAGGgtaatcctttcctccatatttgcatgaggctaatccctgcctccatatttgcataaggctaatccctgcctccatcctacatgaggctaatccctgcctccatcttgcatgaggcttgatattttaagcgtcaataccacacaagaggggggtgatttgtgtggtacccaatttttgcttaactgaactatagaagaacctggttcttctaggtgttccaactgctactgtttgcagaataataaatacagaaaataaagaacataaagatttttacgtggaaaacaactggctcaaaaggtgaaaaaaccacgaacTACTACTCAgaaggattttcccaaacttccactaaaatcactgagccaaatttacaaaaactctttgtaaacctaagtattaactctaatcccattgtggcacacagcctcaactgttacgacaacttcaagttaactttaacttgaacactctaggtacctaatacaattgcttctataaaagctgaaaggtacaatataaaatcacctactacaattaaactaaaataaaagatggACACATGgaattggttcttctatctcgttcaagtagcttcaggattgcacactcaaatcacacataaattgcttgcaaaatcatATTGCTCTTTTTCTCTCAagttaagtttaacttctgcttatgtgcattacctataaaagagaacaacactgacctttactaggttagtaatcagagtttgactgggattcaattgctactcttctatcgtaaAAAAGTTCAtggtgatctcaaactctaacaatATCTTCATCCcaaactgtgttctcttcatgtaaggagtctttctctccttatctaatatgcaacattttcgatcatatcaggagatattgcttcttgattagttagatttatctccttcacgtgcctCTCATGTGtacaggttgatcatgactgtgcttcacacgATGGACctagtccatgtctgagttcttttgtcaatcttcaaaacttcacctgttcttgggccatcaaattccccttttttgatgatgacaaactctgtgctttttacgtACTTGGATCCTGTAAGAACTCAACTTAACCATCAATATAAAGTTTAGAAAAtccacttatcatcaaggaccaggttaattatgttataaatatcacttagtcaacacaatatctcttccccctttctccatcatcgaaaagttgcatacaaagtgtAAGTCgaagattttaataagtactcatggccactggggaaACTACAAGTGAAATCATggtttaatcatcagtaatcagtcaaacatatttaaactatcaaggaaagattaacgttgaacaagagcaaaaatagtagatatcattgatagagatatgttgctaccacaatccacaaccagaaagcaaaaaacatttaaaacatgagcaaaaagatATAAAAACCCCTAATCCAAGTCACTGAAGTtactagacaggttcaggagACAAAAAGCTAGGattcctaaggcttggaggagctagagggttggttttggggttggagaagattcaacatattatgaagaattccattattcttctccttttctttggtaAGATCAGTTCTGAGAGAATCCCTCTCAGATTCCACCTCTgccacacgagccttgagcctagctatctcagcatccttggcttCAAATTCCTGAACAAGAGCCCTGACTTTGCTGTTGATaggagtcttcttggatgaaccaggttcatttgggatggcaTTGACTAAATAGTCACAAGCAATCAGAGTGTTAGTGCCAGAATGATCATTGCTTGAGGCCATTTACCATTTCTTCAAAGGCACACTGCACCTATCCAGAATTGTAGTCAGAGTAAAGCCATAGGTGGTAGCATCAGCCTTGGATCCATTGATGACCATGTCTAGTAGCTTGATGATGAAGGCAGGCCAATTAATTTGCCTTCCACTTTttaggcactccataagaactaggTCCATATAATTGGCAATATGCCTTCTCTCCTATCTGGGCAATATGCACttattgacaaattcaaacaagacttTGTGCTGAGGCCTCATTTAACTTTTTTGAACAACCCTGGCTTCATTCACATCTTCAGCATCACAAAACCTCCTGGTAATTTCAAGGGCAGTAGGAAGGGAGTCCAGACAaggccacctttgccttgtatagtcatcaaaccctttaGAGGGTATATCAAGGATATCTCCTAGGTTTTCAGCATCAAAGGacacttgaactcctttcaccAAGCTGCTAACCTTGCCATCCTTAACCTCTGCATTTGCCATGAACACAATTATCTCATTCCTGGTCAGcctaccatccatctgaaggaccatgtccttccaccccTGAGCAGCTAAGGCATCCACTAGTCTCATCATTCCTAGTTCCACCAGGTCTTTCAGCAGTATACCCTTTaaaatctttcttttgccaaacatggcaagcttgtcttgttcaccatcagaaTCATCTTCTACTTTTTCTCCACTCCATTCCACATCTTCAGAAattcttacttgtttacttttcactGTAGACCTCGTCCTCTTGGCTAATGAAGGTTCAGGATCCTCAgacacagaggaagacttcttggaagaagtcttgggctttttgggattgggggtctgaacctccacttGTTGGACTTCCTCctgatggacctgttccatctcctcaacctcCACAGCCTCTGAGGACTCTACAACCTTCCCTTTTCCTTTACCCAGCTGTTTCTTCTTACTCTCAGCTAGAGCCTTTTGGAGATAACTATCACTCTACTTTACCCTGCTTCTTGTAGCTCATCCCTTTGGAAATGGAAATTCACTAGTTGTTGGGGATGAAGCCTTTCTTTTTATTAAGGGTTTAGGAGCACTAGGGGCTTTTGGTGTGGGCATTCTTCGTTTCTTTGGATCATagcttgccccaacctttttcaacaagtctgctagggtctcttcagtagatgaagCAGGTTTATCTCCTTGTGTGCTCAGATTGACTAACCCTTCAGCAGCTTCACCAGACCCACTTCCGCCTGACTTCTTGCCACTCTCTTCTACCTTTTAATGTTCAACCCCACATATAGCAGGCACAAACGAATCAGCAGTGGGTGAATGATCAACCCCTCTtttcccatttcccctctcttcaccacatgcaccctctctctttttttattttttagatttctttttacctccactccttcaTAACTCAGGTAATTCTACATCCCTTATAGGCCTAACCAGATCAAACCTAATTTCAAGATATTCAGACAAGGAAAAACTTACCTTATAAGGGGATTCTTGGGTCTttttcagagtcagaagaccTAGGTCATTCCCCCTCAGTAGAGGATTTGTATGACTCAGAATCATAGTTAGAGTAAGAGTCTCTGACCTGGCTTACCTTTAATTTCTCATTCAATTTCTTCCTGAGAGCCCCAGATGCTACTATTTTCCAAGCAAGCATTTTCACCCTTCTCAGCTTGGGTTTGGGAGATGCACTAGGTGGAAGAGGTGTAGATGAATTAGAGGGAGTGTGGTGGAGGAGTTCCAGGATTGTCTTGTGGGTTGGTCATGATCGCTGGTTTCTTGAGATAATTTTTGATttagaattttggagaagaacGCAAGTGAAAGTGAAGAGGGTTTTTTGACAGTTCAGAATTATGGAGATGGCAGAAGgaatgatgtgtatttaaagatAAATACACATTTAATGTATAATGAAAGCTTTATCAGTGGTCAATTATAGGTCTAATCAACGTGAAATTGCAGGTTTGAATGATTGGTTTAACTTCtctagattttaggcaatttttgtgCTTTATAGTTCTAGGCTAACGGAATTGGTTCAAAGCTAACAGATATAATCTTCTAAGGAATTGAATAAttgtaggacttctgctcatgatttcaatatttatatttctaattatacagagtatagaaaacataccttagctttcagatgaacccatactgatgaacaaggttcttcatttagaattctcttgaacatgcctcaatttaacataatagagaaaattttgtaagagatcagtgagtcatattaacacatgtcacaggatTATACTAATTACAATATGAAgatgagtaaaaattaatctagatatttacataAGTTTAGATTTCCTAGCCAAACGTTTTTaattgttttcaattttttcaatttttctttgtgcATTATGAGCTtgtcctattaggtgatcttaatcatctcTAACTCCATcttgttcctctcaaagttttctctacttagTGCATTAGTGAAGATGTTTAGCAATTtatttatcagtagcacagaattctacggagatcaatcctttctcatagctatctcttaagaagtggtgtctaacatctatgtacttagtcctcttatgatgaacatggttcttcgtcatacttatagcactagtgttatcacagaatataggaatgcaaccaacttcaatgctaaAATCTACCAGCTGTTGTTTGATGCATATAAATTGAGCATAAcaagaggcagcaacaacatattcagcccctatagtggataaggccactgaatttgctttttagtggcacatgatacaagacatgaaccaagaaaatgatcCATACCTTAGGTGATTTTACTATCAACAAGGAAACCTACATAATCAGCATTAGCATACCTTACTAactgaaattactacctttagggtaccaaagatACAGATCAGTactgcctttcaaatatctcagtatcctcttgatagcagtcaagtgagattcttttggattagcctgaaagcgagcacaaagccctacactaaaaactatgtcaggtctgctggcagtaagatacaaaagggaaccaatcatacccctatacaccTTTTGATCatcagatgaaccaggttcatctatttctaatttagtggcagttgcaatgggggtgtctatttcctttgattcatccgtCTTTAACTTTTTGATCAGCTCCTTTACATATTTTTACTGATGGATCAGGGTTCCATTTGGgatttgtttgatctgtaagcctaagaaaaagttaagctcacccatcatactcatttcaaactcactccccattaatttggcaaaatccttacttagtttgtcAATGGTggccccaaaaattatgtcatcaacatatatttgtaccacaagaagatccttaccATTTTCCCTCAAGAATAGTGTACTGTCAATTTTgcctcttttgtagccatgtcCAAGAAGGAATTTGGACAATCGTTCATACCGTGCTCTAGGAGCTTGCTTGAGTCCATatagagccttgtctaatttgttcacatgctcaggacattccttgctctcataccctggaggttgtttcacataCACTTCTTCTTTTatgtagccattcaggaaggcacttttgacatccatctgatgaagagtgaattccatgtgtgctgcaaaggctatgaggagttttattgcctctagtcttgcaactggggcaaaagtctcagcataatctataccctcctcttggTTGTAACCTTGGACCACTAGTCTTTCCTTGTTTTTCATAATTGCTCcaacttcatcaagtttgtttctcaagacccattttgtgccagTTACTGATCTGTCCTtaggtcttggaactagatgtcaAACTTGAGTTCTCTTAAACTGATTGAGCTCATCTTCCAGTGCATTTACCCTATCTGCATTCTGCAAatcctcaacaacatttttaggttcaataagagataggaaagcatccaaaacacacagattctttaattgtgatctagttttgactctagaggttggatcagtaattatgttctcaataggatgagaacattgatacttgtgaggtttcacaaccaactgatttctgctTTATATTTCTCCGATGTTTTGTTGTTGAGGAACATGGTTATGAACAGGTTCGTTTAGAGGATTGGTTTCAgttcctctttgatcagttccctTTGTCAgattgccctggatggaagaacctgttccatcacctgttccttcttttagtgccactttagcttgagctgagacttcagtcaaatcttttaccagcccattagcttcatcttcatgttcctgtctctcagaaa
This region includes:
- the LOC138875269 gene encoding uncharacterized protein, with the protein product MKFRYVHSIQNEFADALATLSSMIPHPNKNFTDPIPVRVHNQPAYCAHVQEETNGKPWFHDIKEYLVKGEYSKHANCTAVRTSTGVTPYMLVYGTEVVILAEVEVPSLRIIQEAELSDAEWVRSLYEQLPLI